In Uranotaenia lowii strain MFRU-FL chromosome 2, ASM2978415v1, whole genome shotgun sequence, one genomic interval encodes:
- the LOC129741348 gene encoding uncharacterized protein LOC129741348 produces the protein MAVGRILGVTFLVTVIVQFDSVEADFGLRYRVSAGKSIENSAKSLNTAIDTLNDELFKFRSNQTEQIEPIWNVFHNITQNITTFGRSIVVSINKAVSDRRTPVEELFAKLNTIYDEMSRYLRDDAERALEPIDSTLGSNTTKEIKEIIDDMEKAVHDVTFTSSNVGKVVAKTASSKRLNSRLINEQITPNITSTLSDSLSQLKERTLRLSRMMARVLRDVGAVHAFVEKVVAAENATGPRVADTMRAFKTEMQNEKENSLRRYDAMFRAVKSDLVGGVNRLPMFISDRNLLPLVEQFSEEYTKSYYIIYYRKEADHQNISETYEKVTPVLERMINESNQNISVALQETAQRLVDNYVNSEPNGEVCFKKFSSWNEFFKPFQIIQDWGINCANRERSRRSGLGELMDRKFNLINYNSGDLANNIGTCTSHSGFANSPVAHVKAETCLQTNLQFFDGFNAIVKRELDNLQELLATETEASAFRMTSCFMVRANESYALIDYTNRQIDSCLAGNSTVRDLQAQDNPVVEIQIPMAESETDFNDYFDATTEEEEDENSGETTTNPSLQEENDAFI, from the exons ATGGCAGTCGGGAGAATTTTGGGAGTGACTTTTCTAGTGACAGTGATTGTTCAA TTCGACTCCGTTGAAGCCGACTTCGGATTACGATACCGAGTTTCAGCAGGTAAATCGATTGAAAACTCAGCTAAAAGCTTGAACACAGCAATTGATACTTTGAACGATGAGCTGTTCAAGTTTCGGTCAAACCAAACCGAGCAAATCGAGCCAATCTGGAATGTGTTCCACAACATCACCCAGAACATTACCACCTTTGGACGATCGATTGTGGTGAGTATCAACAAAGCCGTTAGCGATCGGAGAACACCCGTTGAAGAGTTGTTTGCAAAACTCAACACCATCTACGATGAAATGAGTCGATATCTGAGGGATGATGCTGAACGAGCTTTGGAACCGATCGATTCAACTTTGGGGTCGAATACAACgaaagaaataaaagaaataatcgATGACATGGAAAAAGCAGTGCACGATGTTACTTTTACGTCATCTAACGTTGGaaaagtggttgcaaaaactgCTAGCTCTAAAAGATTGAACAGTAGATTGATCAACGAACAAATAACACCGAATATCACCAGCACTCTCTCGGATTCGCTGTCCCAGTTGAAAGAACGTACACTGCGCTTGTCTCGGATGATGGCTCGTGTTCTTCGTGACGTTGGAGCTGTTCATGCATTTGTGGAAAAAGTTGTTGCTGCCGAGAATGCAACCGGCCCGAGAGTAGCAGATACGATGAGAGCTTTCAAGACAGAGATGCAAAACGAAAAAGAGAATTCCTTGCGTAGATACGATGCTATGTTCAGGGCGGTGAAATCCGATTTGGTGGGCGGAGTAAATAGATTACCGATGTTCATCTCCGATCGTAATCTGCTACCGTTAGTAGAACAATTTTCTGAAGAATATACTAAAAGTTACTACATCATTTACTACCGGAAGGAGGCAGACCATCAAAATATAAGTGAAACCTACGAAAAAGTTACCCCGGTGCTGGAACGAATGATCAATGAATCCAATCAAAACATATCGGTAGCTCTCCAGGAAACGGCTCAGCGCCTTGTCGACAATTATGTCAACTCGGAACCGAACGGCGAAGTCTGTTTCAAAAAGTTTAGTTCCTGGAATGAGTTCTTCAAACCCTTCCAAATCATTCAAGACTGGGGAATAAATTGCGCCAATAGAGAAAGATCCCGTCGATCGGGCTTAGGAGAGCTGATGGATCGTAAATTTAACCTGATCAACTACAACAGTGGAGATCTCGCCAACAACATCGGAACTTGTACCAGCCATTCTGGGTTCGCTAACTCCCCAGTGGCCCACGTTAAAGCCGAAACTTGCCTGCAGACG AACCTTCAATTCTTCGATGGTTTCAACGCCATCGTAAAGCGAGAGTTAGACAATCTCCAAGAACTCCTTGCGACGGAAACCGAGGCCAGTGCGTTCCGGATGACCAGCTGTTTTATGGTGCGGGCCAATGAATCGTACGCGTTGATCGATTACACCAATCGGCAGATCGATTCATGTTTGGCTGGAAATAGTACGGTGCGGGATCTGCAGGCTCAGGACAACCCTGTGGTGGAGATACAGATCCCGATGGCCGAATCGGAAACGGACTTCAATGACTATTTCGATGCGACTACGGAGGAGGAGGAAGACGAGAATTCCGGGGAAACGACGACTAATCCTTCGTTGCAGGAGGAAAATGATGCAttcatttaa
- the LOC129741349 gene encoding uncharacterized protein LOC129741349 has product MANLLGSKVVWIGFEVILLVTVIVQVDADFGLRYRISGGKSVRDSAKSLNAAIDTINKDLLKYQSNQTEVLEPILEAFNNITGNVTTFGRSIVVSINKAVRDRRTPVDELFANLNSVYAGMSRYLSDDVEQILEPISSSLGANYTKELQEVLGEVKGAVQNVSITSSNVGKAVARMSSVGRLAPNAINSQIPSTLTDSLSDSLMQLEAGTMRMSQVMTRIIRDVGAVQTFVRNVVTTEAATDPRIAGAIAALREDVEREKSRALGRYEAMLAALKTDLIRGTNQLPVFFGDRQLLKLVEKYSEEYTKSYYVIYNRKEEDRSKIVAFYDSIPVVLSQLVEESNHNISVGLQRSAQRLVDRYVKAETNGESCFNKFVSWNRFLFPFQVVQDWGIACANKERVRLRGVGDLMDAKLILINYNSGDLAASIGTCGYHSGFTNPEIYTQAKSCLQTNLKFFQNFNEIILQELVDVEQLLQTETEATRFRLTNCFMTRSNEASAFVDHIDDQIDSCLAGNDTVRGLQVVDAVEEIELSTLKSDNLDEYDELDTSTVAEDMDEQEP; this is encoded by the exons ATGGCGAATTTATTGGGATCTAAAGTTGTTTGGATTGGGTTTGAAGTGATTCTATTGGTGACAGTGATTGTTCAA GTCGATGCGGACTTCGGATTGCGTTACAGAATCTCCGGAGGGAAATCGGTCAGGGATTCAGCTAAAAGCTTGAACGCAGCTATCGATACAATAAACAAAGATTTGTTGAAGTACCAGTCAAATCAAACGGAAGTGCTCGAACCGATCCTGGAGGCTTTCAACAACATTACTGGGAATGTTACCACCTTTGGACGATCGATTGTAGTGAGTATCAACAAAGCCGTTAGAGACAGAAGAACACCCGTGGATGAGTTGTTTGCGAATCTCAATTCGGTGTACGCTGGAATGAGTCGATATCTCTCGGATGATGTTGAACAGATTTTGGAACCAATAAGTTCGAGTTTGGGTGCAAATTATACCAAGGAATTGCAAGAAGTTCTTGGAGAAGTTAAGGGCGCTGTACAGAATGTCAGTATCACATCGTCCAACGTTGGAAAGGCTGTTGCTAGAATGTCAAGCGTTGGTAGACTTGCTCCCAATGCTATCAATTCTCAAATTCCATCGACTCTGACCGATTCGCTATCAGATTCTCTCATGCAATTGGAAGCCGGAACGATGCGCATGTCTCAAGTGATGACTCGTATAATACGGGACGTTGGAGCAGTTCAGACTTTTGTGAGGAACGTGGTCACTACTGAGGCTGCAACCGATCCAAGAATAGCTGGAGCGATAGCAGCTCTGAGAGAAGACGTCGAAAGAGAGAAAAGTCGAGCCTTAGGCAGATATGAAGCAATGTTAGCAGCTTTGAAAACAGATCTGATTCGCGGGACAAACCAGTTGCCTGTATTTTTCGGGGATCGACAGCTTCTTAAATTGGTGGAAAAATACTCGGAAGAATACACCAAAAGTTATTACGTCATCTACAATCGAAAAGAAGAAGATCGAAGCAAAATTGTCGCTTTTTACGATAGCATCCCCGTTGTGCTGAGCCAGTTGGTTGAAGAATCGAACCACAACATATCCGTGGGTCTTCAGCGAAGTGCCCAGCGACTGGTCGACAGATACGTTAAGGCCGAAACTAATGGCGAGAGttgtttcaacaaatttgtctCTTGGAACAGATTCCTTTTTCCCTTCCAAGTTGTTCAGGACTGGGGTATTGCTTGCGCCAATAAGGAGAGAGTACGTTTGCGAGGCGTTGGAGATCTGATGGATGCCAAGTTGATTTTGATCAACTACAATAGTGGAGATTTGGCCGCCAGCATTGGAACTTGTGGCTACCATTCGGGATTCACCAATCCGGAAATCTACACTCAAGCCAAGTCTTGCCTTCAAACG AACCTCAAATTCTTccaaaacttcaacgaaatcATCCTGCAGGAGTTGGTGGATGTTGAGCAGTTGCTCCAGACGGAAACGGAGGCCACCCGGTTTCGGCTAACGAACTGCTTCATGACCCGGTCCAATGAGGCGTCTGCATTTGTTGATCATATCGACGATCAGATCGATTCCTGTTTGGCCGGTAATGATACTGTTAGGGGTCTTCAGGTTGTTGACGCGGTAGAGGAAATTGAACTGTCAACTCTCAAATCGGATAATTTGGATGAGTATGATGAGCTGGATACTTCGACGGTTGCTGAAGATATGGATGAACAGGAACCATGA